In Haloplanus sp. XH21, the genomic stretch CGATGTTCGAGATGCCATCAGTCGGATAGATGTCTTTGCGGTACTCGATATCCTCCGCGTAGACGTCGTACAGCGCGTCGACGAGCCGGTCGGTGCCGTCGGGTCCGTAGACGGTGAGCGATTCGCGGCCGCCCTCGGTCCAGCTCGTGAACGCGAAGTGGAAGAACGATGCGTTGTGATCTAGGTGGTGGTGAGTGAAGAACATCGTCTCGATCTCTCCAAATGGAATCTGCGCTTCCATGAGGCCGTAGACGGTGTTTGGCCCACAGTCAATCAGAACGCGTTCGTCTGCGATCTCGACGGCGATGCTCGTGCCACCACGCTCGGGAATTGGGATGGGACTTCCCGTACCGACGAGGGTGATTTCCATAGTCCTTCTACGGGACAAAGCCGTTTGTACGTTCGCACGGTCGCTCGGATCACAGGGTTCCTTTGACGGATAGGTACCACTGCTGTAGTGGGTCACGTTTCGCCGGGTCGGCCCCAGAGACTCGCAACCGGGCCCGAGATGACGAGACTGAGGAGTCCGAACGCAACGATGATGGTGAGCACGCCTGGATCGCGGAAACTCGTCGTGGCGATGAGCAACGCGATGGCAACGTTTCGCGCGGCGGTCGTCGTGGCGAGGACTTCTCGCGTGCCTTTACCTGGTCCGCCGAGGGCGTATCCGAGGAGTAACGCAGCGCCGACGACAGCGACCGAGATGAACAGTGTCCCGGTACCGACGAGTTGGCGCATTTCGCCGGCATAGACGAGCGTCAAGAGGATAATCAGGAGAACGAGCAAGACGGTCGAGAGTCGCTGGATCGGTGGATGCAATCGAGTTGCAACTGACTGAAAGCGCGCCTTGACGCCGAGGCCACCGATCAGGGGGATCAACTGCGTCACGACGACGATTCGGGCGATTCCGAGCGGCTCAGCTGAGACATCGCCGGGCATGAGGAGTGCCACCGTAATCGGTATTGTCGCGACGGAGACGACACCCAGTACAGCCATCAGCCCGCTCGCGAACGCGACGTCGCTGTTCGAGATCTCGGCGAGTTTCGGACAAAGGGTGCTCCCGGGGCCATGGCGATCAACAGGAGTCCGACGACGTGACCGGTCTCCATCGGAACAATAAGGACGAATACGAACGCCAGCAGCGGAACGAGGACGAGATTCACGAGCAGTGATTTCGCCAGCAGCCACCGTTGTCCGAGTGATATGAGGATCTCGTCGGTCGTCAACGCAAGCCCCATCGAAAGCATCGTCGCAAGCACGAAGACGCCCGTCACAAAATCGATGACTGCGGTGACTGTTATTGGCCCCATTCGCCTACCACCATATTTCGTGGGTTGGAGAGAAAAGTGGCCCGCACGTCGGTGGGCACAGCTTTTGCATCGATGAACTACGCGGTCGGTCGAGTTCCGAGGGTGTCTGACTCGCTTCTGCTTCGAGGTGGCTCCTCTCTTTCAGGTATAGGACCTTGCCAATCCGACCCAATTTGAAGGAGTTGAATCGATGGCGATCAAACACCCGGTGTTGCTGCTTATGATAAGGGATCGCAGGCGATATGACCGGCATGATGAGCAGTTAGCCGCTGTAGTAGTATTCCCCACTCGATTTCTGTTTACGGTCAAGTTGACTCCCCGGCTTGTTCACCCGTGGTCTACCGGTCCGCTCGTCTCGCCTGAACGTAATTTCGAGCGAGGCGAGGAACGCGTTCATTCCTGACCGCATTGCTTGTGGGGCACTTGCCCGCCCGTGACGACTCGGTTCTCCATCGAATACAATCAGTCGGTCTGCGACACGGTCGATGACGAAAAGGTCGTGATCGACGACTAGTACGGGGTGGTCAGTTTGCTTGCTGAACTGATGAATCTTATCGGCGAGGGACACACGTCGACTGACGTCCAGGAAGGCTGAGGGCTCGTCCAGGAGATAGAGATCTGCGTCGCGTGCAAGACAGAGTGCAATCCCAGTACGCTGTAACTCTCCCCCTGAGAGCGAACCGAGCGAACGATCGTACAACGGCTCGAGCTCGAACGGATCCTGGATTCGCCTCGTGAATGACTGTGAGTGAAGATCGGCGACCGCTGTGAACCGCTCACGAACCGTTTCGTCGCTATCTGGCGTGATGTACTGTGGCTTGTACGATACTGTTACCTCATCCAGAACCGTTCTCTCGTCGGCTTCAACACTCCCAGCAAGTAATTTCACGAATGTCGTTTTCCCGAGCGCGTTCTCCCCAACGATTCCGATTGACTCACCGGTATGTATCTGACCGGACTCGACTGTCAGCGAAAAGTCCTCAAACGATTTTTCCAACCGAGGATAGTCGAGAACCGGGTCACCATACTGGACGCCACGTTCACCGGCCGTGGGGAAGTCGATCGAGTTGCGGCGAATCTGGACGTTTTCCTCTTTCAGTCGGCCATCGAGGAACTGGTTGATGCCTGTTCGAACTGCGAGTTGTTGGGCGACGACACCGAATCCACCTGGTTCACCGTACAGTACGTGGATCGCGTCCGAGAGGAGGTCCAGTGTCGCTAGGTCGTGTTCGACGACAAGGGCCGCTGCATCCGTTTCTTGGACATGGCTGCGGATCGTCTGCGCGACTGACAACCGCTGTTCGATATCTAGAAACGACGACGGTTCGTCGAACAGGTAGAGATCCGCATCGGCTGACAAGGTGGCACCGATCGCGACCCGCTGCCGTTCGCCACCCGAGAGATCAGCCAGCGACCGATCCCGGATCGACCGAAGATCGAGGTCGTCAACGAATCGGTCCGGGTCGTCCGAATGCGCAACAAGCAGGTCTCTCACCGTCTCGGCATTTGCTTCGTGAAGCGAGTCGACTCGCTGCTGCTTGTAACTGATCGTGACGTTGTCGTCTCGAAGCCGCTCAAGATGCGTCTGCAGGGTTGTCCCTCGGAAGGCTTCGATAGCCTGATTCCAATCCAATTCCCCATTCGTGATGCCGAAATTCGGAACCAGCTCGCCGGCTAAGATGCGGAGCACAGTGCTTTTCCCGATTCCGTTGGGACCGAGGAGGCCGACGATTCTACCATCCTCCGGGATGGGGAGGTCGTACATCCGGAATCCGTTCTCGCCATACTGGTGAACAAGCTGGCCGGTTTCGGATGGAAGCGGGACAATCTGGATCGCGTCGTTCGGAATTTTCTTCTCGATGAGTTTGTGCTCGCGCATCACGTTCACGTCGTCGATGTGGAGTTCTGCGTCTTCGGTGACGTGGAACCCCTCGTGGCCGGATCGATTCAGCGGATCGTATTTGACGGCGATGTTCCGCACCTCGTCGGTGACCTTGTCTTGGTCAATAATCGCGATGTATTTCTGGTCTCGAGAATTCATAGAGTTAGTCATGGAGTGCCGTTTCTGCGGTTACTCGTGTCTTCGAACCGTCGCTGGCATCGTATCCCTCGTGGGACAGCGTACTCGAAGTCACCTGGAATACCACCCGATTCCGGTCGGTTGGGCTGGTGGTTCCAGTGGACTCGAGGGATAGGATTTGTCGGCTTGGTAGGTGTGATACGCAGGTGGTGCGAGGTCGTTTGGACCGTTTGGATAGAACAGCGAGGCGAGCGCCTGTGAGTGCGCTCGGCCAGCGTCGAGTTCGAACATTCCGCCTCCATAGAGTTCGACATCGTGTTGCAAGCCATATTCGAGAATACGACAGAGTGATTCGAGCGTCCCAGACCGACACGGCTTGATGTTGAGAGCAGTTGG encodes the following:
- a CDS encoding MBL fold metallo-hydrolase, giving the protein MEITLVGTGSPIPIPERGGTSIAVEIADERVLIDCGPNTVYGLMEAQIPFGEIETMFFTHHHLDHNASFFHFAFTSWTEGGRESLTVYGPDGTDRLVDALYDVYAEDIEYRKDIYPTDGISNI
- a CDS encoding ribosome biogenesis/translation initiation ATPase RLI, translating into MNSRDQKYIAIIDQDKVTDEVRNIAVKYDPLNRSGHEGFHVTEDAELHIDDVNVMREHKLIEKKIPNDAIQIVPLPSETGQLVHQYGENGFRMYDLPIPEDGRIVGLLGPNGIGKSTVLRILAGELVPNFGITNGELDWNQAIEAFRGTTLQTHLERLRDDNVTISYKQQRVDSLHEANAETVRDLLVAHSDDPDRFVDDLDLRSIRDRSLADLSGGERQRVAIGATLSADADLYLFDEPSSFLDIEQRLSVAQTIRSHVQETDAAALVVEHDLATLDLLSDAIHVLYGEPGGFGVVAQQLAVRTGINQFLDGRLKEENVQIRRNSIDFPTAGERGVQYGDPVLDYPRLEKSFEDFSLTVESGQIHTGESIGIVGENALGKTTFVKLLAGSVEADERTVLDEVTVSYKPQYITPDSDETVRERFTAVADLHSQSFTRRIQDPFELEPLYDRSLGSLSGGELQRTGIALCLARDADLYLLDEPSAFLDVSRRVSLADKIHQFSKQTDHPVLVVDHDLFVIDRVADRLIVFDGEPSRHGRASAPQAMRSGMNAFLASLEITFRRDERTGRPRVNKPGSQLDRKQKSSGEYYYSG